The following coding sequences are from one Paenibacillus stellifer window:
- the ptsP gene encoding phosphoenolpyruvate--protein phosphotransferase, whose protein sequence is MIQGIGASAGVAIGKAFVLPNWEWSMPETQVNPVDLAKEFERLYEGIKTSKDEIEYIKREFREVVGPEESSIFDAHLAILDDPVFMSEIRGIIERQYKAAEVAVKEAIDHFVAMFDLLDDEYMKERAVDIKDVGNRLLKHLLGAPEVTLPSDTQPYILVAKELSPSQLAHLNPAYVLGIVTMMGGKTSHSSIMARALGIPLIAGLENKLQTPVQTGDFLIIDGDNGYLIISPDEATAEHYRVVRDRQREKREQLELLASVDAMTRDGVRMRLAGNISSVKELDMALKYGAEGVGLFRTEFLYMDRQSFPTEDEQYEVYRLVAEKVGEHPVVIRTLDIGGDKHLDYFQLPEEQNPFLGYRAIRICLDRKDMFQTQLAAILRASAHGSIKMMLPMISSVEEVREAKAVLQEVKKDLDQRGIPYNRDMQVGIMIEVPAAVMIADLLAEEVDFFSIGTNDLVQYVLAVDRMNEQIAHMYHPYHPAVLRMIRMTVEAAHAAGIGVSVCGELAGDERSLPIWLELGVSDLSMSPQALLRMKHRTLNTEAAKAREVARLCFTSRESGENEQRLTHFLEQAVMEKVFKQDGVEPA, encoded by the coding sequence ATGATACAAGGTATAGGCGCCTCAGCGGGTGTGGCCATCGGAAAGGCCTTCGTTCTGCCGAACTGGGAATGGAGCATGCCGGAGACGCAGGTCAATCCGGTAGATCTGGCAAAAGAATTCGAGCGTTTATATGAAGGCATCAAGACCTCCAAAGATGAGATCGAGTACATTAAGCGCGAATTCCGTGAGGTGGTTGGCCCCGAGGAGTCGAGTATTTTTGACGCCCATCTGGCGATACTGGACGATCCGGTGTTCATGAGCGAGATCCGCGGCATTATTGAGCGGCAGTACAAGGCGGCGGAGGTGGCCGTCAAGGAAGCTATCGATCACTTTGTCGCGATGTTCGACCTCCTTGACGACGAATACATGAAGGAACGGGCGGTCGATATCAAGGATGTCGGCAACCGTCTGCTGAAGCATCTGCTCGGAGCGCCCGAGGTTACGCTGCCCTCCGACACGCAGCCGTATATTTTGGTCGCCAAGGAGCTGTCGCCTTCCCAGCTTGCCCATCTGAATCCGGCCTACGTGCTCGGGATTGTCACCATGATGGGCGGCAAAACATCGCATTCCTCCATCATGGCCCGCGCTCTCGGGATTCCGCTCATAGCGGGACTTGAGAACAAGCTTCAGACTCCGGTTCAGACGGGTGATTTCCTGATTATCGACGGAGACAACGGCTATCTCATCATCAGTCCGGATGAAGCAACCGCCGAGCATTACCGGGTTGTCCGCGACAGACAGCGGGAGAAGCGGGAACAGCTTGAACTGCTGGCTTCGGTGGACGCCATGACCCGGGACGGTGTGAGAATGAGGCTGGCGGGCAATATCAGCTCCGTGAAGGAGCTGGATATGGCGCTCAAGTACGGAGCCGAAGGCGTCGGTCTCTTCCGGACGGAATTTCTGTACATGGACCGGCAGAGCTTCCCTACGGAGGATGAACAGTATGAGGTCTACAGGCTTGTTGCGGAAAAGGTAGGAGAGCATCCTGTCGTCATCCGGACGCTGGATATCGGCGGTGACAAGCACCTGGATTACTTCCAGCTGCCGGAGGAGCAAAATCCGTTCCTCGGTTACCGGGCCATTCGGATCTGCCTGGACCGCAAGGACATGTTCCAGACGCAGCTTGCGGCTATCCTGCGGGCCAGCGCGCACGGCAGCATCAAAATGATGCTGCCCATGATCTCCTCGGTCGAGGAGGTCAGAGAGGCCAAAGCGGTGCTTCAGGAAGTGAAAAAAGATCTTGACCAACGCGGCATTCCTTATAACCGGGACATGCAAGTTGGCATCATGATCGAGGTTCCCGCAGCGGTTATGATCGCCGATCTGCTGGCGGAGGAGGTCGACTTCTTCAGCATCGGCACGAATGATCTCGTGCAGTACGTGCTGGCGGTCGACCGGATGAACGAGCAGATCGCCCATATGTATCATCCGTATCATCCGGCTGTGTTGCGGATGATACGGATGACGGTCGAAGCCGCACATGCGGCGGGCATTGGCGTCAGCGTCTGCGGGGAGCTGGCCGGCGATGAGCGGTCGCTTCCGATTTGGCTGGAGCTCGGCGTCAGCGACCTCAGCATGTCGCCTCAGGCGCTGCTGCGCATGAAGCACCGGACGCTTAATACCGAGGCTGCCAAGGCAAGAGAGGTCGCGCGGCTCTGCTTCACTAGCCGTGAAAGCGGGGAGAACGAGCAGCGGCTTACTCACTTCCTCGAGCAAGCTGTTATGGAGAAAGTATTCAAGCAGGATGGAGTAGAACCGGCTTAA
- a CDS encoding sigma-70 family RNA polymerase sigma factor — protein MNFEQRDLATADDDTEEERFFRQVAEQKRILYGIAYSYLRNEADALEMLQEATCRAWIKRGSLKDSGRFAPWIIRILINCCNDELKRRSRIVPSGQEVEDSGSTVMTSDRKLDMERALDAVKPKYRQVLVLKYYRDLTIPEIAEILDRPEGTVKTWMNKGLKQLREHMRRKGEYR, from the coding sequence ATGAACTTTGAACAGAGGGACCTCGCCACAGCCGATGACGATACAGAGGAAGAGCGATTCTTTCGGCAGGTTGCAGAGCAGAAACGGATATTGTACGGAATTGCTTACAGCTATCTCCGTAACGAGGCCGATGCGCTCGAAATGCTGCAGGAGGCTACCTGCAGAGCATGGATTAAACGCGGCAGCCTGAAGGATAGCGGCCGGTTCGCTCCTTGGATCATCCGCATTCTCATTAACTGCTGCAACGATGAACTGAAGCGCCGAAGCCGCATAGTGCCGTCCGGGCAAGAGGTTGAAGATTCGGGCTCCACCGTCATGACCAGTGACCGGAAGCTGGATATGGAGCGGGCACTGGACGCCGTCAAGCCCAAATACCGTCAGGTGCTTGTCCTGAAATATTATCGGGACTTAACGATTCCGGAAATCGCGGAAATTCTGGACAGACCGGAGGGAACGGTCAAAACCTGGATGAACAAAGGGTTGAAGCAGTTAAGGGAGCATATGAGAAGAAAGGGGGAGTACAGATGA
- a CDS encoding DUF4179 domain-containing protein, whose amino-acid sequence MTPEREEERALRAYFTEVEIGSEEQAVPDWKLDEAVRAGIERGRQSRLPSLRWRAGIAIAAAALLVLVLLPWLTGLVDQKVPARKPLMNWGDLEPFREILKNQISPKTALDYGEVYRIGAESGEKNGYRFKVDAVIADQRGMFVLYTTENHNDQKAQIAGFVLKDQGTGKSIYASYSSWGDMESGKGTARHIIQVTWDRAVQKIPASVTATLTMTENSPEALTSSSMKYRTELVTSFRLDGSGAVQEGEDIPINSSMVIGGQEIFLSKAYIGPTGIYVDYDYKDSNSMKIFGLISPVILSEKDGEATELASWLSYGGDIVTGTMVFSNDNGNERGPLTLTVDGIQALDKGRLSLVVDTEKKEILKAPDSKLKFSEVPAAKGQMVLSYSEPGTSGGNNPWYSLSLDGDYMDGKGEKHKLDSSHSEVTHREDADGRTADYYINLGAPSEDLPQPLTFTLDSYPSPVLEHKSLRIR is encoded by the coding sequence ATGACGCCGGAACGCGAGGAAGAGAGGGCGCTTCGGGCCTATTTTACCGAGGTGGAGATCGGGTCTGAGGAACAGGCGGTTCCGGACTGGAAGCTGGATGAAGCCGTTCGTGCAGGGATTGAGCGGGGAAGACAAAGCAGGCTACCGTCTCTACGATGGCGCGCGGGGATTGCCATAGCAGCTGCTGCTCTGCTTGTGCTTGTACTGCTCCCATGGCTGACCGGTCTCGTGGACCAGAAGGTACCTGCAAGAAAGCCGCTGATGAACTGGGGAGACCTTGAGCCCTTCCGGGAGATTCTCAAGAATCAGATTTCACCCAAAACGGCGCTGGATTACGGGGAGGTGTACCGGATTGGCGCTGAGAGCGGGGAGAAGAATGGATACCGGTTCAAGGTGGATGCCGTCATTGCAGACCAGCGGGGCATGTTCGTTCTGTATACCACAGAGAATCATAATGACCAGAAAGCGCAAATCGCCGGTTTTGTGCTCAAGGATCAGGGTACAGGCAAGAGCATCTATGCGAGTTATTCGAGTTGGGGAGATATGGAGAGCGGCAAGGGAACGGCTCGACACATCATCCAGGTCACTTGGGACCGGGCGGTGCAGAAGATTCCGGCAAGTGTGACTGCGACGCTGACGATGACGGAGAACAGCCCGGAGGCTCTGACTTCAAGCAGTATGAAATACCGGACCGAGCTTGTGACGAGCTTCCGGCTTGACGGTTCAGGTGCTGTCCAGGAAGGCGAGGACATTCCAATTAACAGCTCGATGGTAATTGGCGGTCAGGAAATTTTTCTGTCCAAGGCGTATATCGGCCCGACCGGAATTTACGTCGATTATGATTACAAGGATAGCAACTCCATGAAGATCTTCGGGCTGATCTCGCCTGTCATTCTTTCTGAGAAGGATGGGGAGGCTACCGAGCTTGCCTCCTGGTTGTCTTACGGTGGGGATATCGTAACCGGAACGATGGTGTTCAGCAACGACAACGGAAATGAGCGCGGCCCGCTTACGCTGACCGTAGATGGCATTCAAGCACTGGACAAAGGACGTCTGTCGCTCGTGGTTGATACGGAGAAGAAGGAAATCCTGAAGGCGCCCGATAGCAAACTCAAGTTCTCGGAGGTCCCTGCCGCGAAGGGACAAATGGTTCTGAGCTATTCGGAGCCGGGCACTTCCGGCGGTAATAACCCCTGGTACAGCTTAAGTCTCGACGGTGACTATATGGACGGTAAAGGAGAGAAGCACAAACTGGATAGCTCGCATTCGGAAGTGACGCACCGGGAAGATGCAGATGGCCGAACAGCCGATTACTATATCAATTTGGGAGCGCCGTCCGAAGATCTTCCACAGCCTCTGACCTTTACGCTTGACAGTTATCCGAGTCCGGTTCTGGAGCATAAGTCGCTGCGCATCCGCTAG
- a CDS encoding type 1 glutamine amidotransferase domain-containing protein, whose amino-acid sequence MRLAGKKVIALVDDEFEDLELWYPVYRVREEGAEVHLAGLEKNKTYVGKYGVPAVSEYSWNELNASDYDGILVPGGWAPDKIRRYPKVLELIREFNEAKKPIGQICHAGWVLISAKILDGVTVTSTPGIRDDMENAGAIWKDEPVVTDGHIISARRPPDLPPYGKAFCDTLAGES is encoded by the coding sequence TTGAGACTCGCGGGTAAAAAAGTAATTGCATTGGTAGACGATGAATTTGAGGATCTGGAGCTCTGGTATCCTGTCTACCGGGTGAGAGAAGAAGGGGCCGAGGTCCACTTGGCCGGACTTGAGAAGAATAAAACCTATGTCGGTAAATACGGCGTACCCGCCGTTTCGGAATACTCCTGGAATGAACTGAATGCGTCCGATTATGACGGCATCCTTGTTCCGGGAGGCTGGGCTCCGGACAAGATCCGCCGATACCCCAAGGTGCTGGAGCTGATCCGGGAATTTAACGAGGCCAAGAAGCCGATCGGGCAAATCTGCCACGCCGGCTGGGTTCTGATTTCCGCCAAAATTCTGGATGGCGTCACTGTGACCTCCACGCCGGGTATACGCGACGATATGGAGAATGCGGGAGCGATCTGGAAGGACGAGCCGGTCGTCACGGACGGCCATATCATCTCGGCCCGGCGTCCGCCCGACCTTCCTCCTTACGGCAAAGCGTTCTGTGACACACTCGCCGGAGAATCTTAA
- the ytxJ gene encoding bacillithiol system redox-active protein YtxJ produces the protein MAQLIKLGSTPELAEALALSEDQPLLIFKHSTRCPISAGAYEQMQSYLRGEPEEPVTYALIDVIESRDVSGEVAAKLGIEHQSPQAILVKNGKAVWNTSHSRITETALKEVLNGN, from the coding sequence ATGGCACAACTGATCAAACTCGGCTCCACCCCGGAACTGGCGGAGGCTCTTGCCCTTTCGGAAGATCAGCCCCTGCTGATCTTCAAGCACAGTACACGCTGTCCGATCAGCGCCGGAGCTTATGAACAGATGCAGTCTTACCTTCGCGGCGAACCTGAAGAACCCGTAACGTATGCTTTAATCGACGTCATTGAGTCTCGGGACGTATCAGGCGAAGTAGCGGCGAAATTGGGGATTGAGCACCAGTCGCCCCAAGCGATCCTTGTCAAAAACGGTAAAGCGGTATGGAACACGTCCCATTCCCGGATAACGGAAACGGCTTTGAAAGAAGTTCTGAATGGAAATTGA
- the ccpA gene encoding catabolite control protein A, which produces MTVTIYDVAREAGVSMATVSRVVNNNPNVKPQTRKKVYEAIERLGYRPNAVARGLASKKTTTVGVVIPDISNSIFAEIARGIEDIANMYHYNIILCNADKRKEKEIRVINTLLEKQVDGLLFMGGTVTEEHILAFQTSAVPIVLCATSDEKGTYPSVDIDHEAAAFDAVNTLIRHGHRDIAMISGTLQDPANGFSRFQGYKRALETAGIEYQEDLVRIGNYRYESGVEAMKYFLGLKKKPTAIFAATDEMAIGAIHSIQDEGLKVPDDFSIISVDNIRMASMVRPLLTTVAQPMYDLGAVAMRLLTKLMKKETVENPRVILPHETILRLSVSHVNE; this is translated from the coding sequence TTGACTGTAACCATTTACGATGTAGCGCGTGAAGCAGGCGTATCCATGGCAACGGTATCACGGGTGGTTAACAATAACCCCAACGTGAAGCCGCAGACTCGAAAGAAGGTTTATGAGGCGATTGAGCGTTTGGGCTATCGTCCCAACGCGGTGGCAAGAGGTCTTGCCAGCAAGAAGACGACGACTGTCGGCGTGGTTATTCCCGACATATCGAATTCGATCTTCGCCGAAATCGCCCGCGGTATCGAAGATATCGCGAATATGTATCATTATAATATTATTTTGTGTAACGCCGACAAGCGCAAGGAGAAGGAAATCCGCGTTATCAACACTCTGCTCGAGAAGCAGGTGGACGGGCTCCTCTTCATGGGCGGAACCGTTACGGAAGAGCATATTCTGGCCTTCCAGACGTCGGCCGTTCCGATCGTGCTCTGCGCGACGAGCGATGAGAAGGGAACCTATCCTTCGGTTGACATCGATCACGAAGCTGCGGCGTTTGATGCCGTCAACACGCTGATCCGTCACGGCCACCGCGACATCGCTATGATCAGCGGCACGCTGCAGGACCCGGCTAATGGCTTCTCCCGGTTCCAGGGCTACAAGCGGGCGCTGGAGACCGCTGGCATCGAGTATCAGGAGGATCTGGTCCGTATCGGCAATTACCGTTATGAATCCGGCGTGGAAGCCATGAAGTACTTCCTCGGTCTTAAGAAGAAGCCGACGGCTATCTTCGCAGCGACCGATGAAATGGCGATCGGCGCGATCCACAGCATTCAGGACGAAGGCCTGAAGGTTCCGGACGATTTCTCGATCATCAGTGTCGACAATATCCGTATGGCTTCCATGGTACGGCCGCTGCTGACCACGGTTGCCCAGCCGATGTATGACCTTGGCGCTGTCGCCATGCGGCTTTTGACGAAGCTGATGAAGAAGGAGACCGTAGAGAATCCGCGTGTCATTCTTCCGCATGAGACGATTCTGCGTCTCTCTGTCAGTCATGTGAACGAATAA
- a CDS encoding 5'-methylthioadenosine/adenosylhomocysteine nucleosidase, with product MKPVIGIIGAMDEEIKRLLKDMEHSEAEIHAGITFYKGTIGGHSVVVTKCGVGKVNAAVATQILIQQCGAAKVVFTGVAGALHPELDVGDIVISSECMQHDMDVTALGYAPGVIPYQDTSVFPADPELVRIAGKVCLEREVRYVTGRVLSGDRFVANHELVAWLREEMNGACAEMEGAALAQACYMNGVPYVVIRAMSDKADGSADVSYTEFTETASRLSHEIVIGILGELEK from the coding sequence ATGAAACCGGTTATCGGCATTATCGGAGCGATGGATGAAGAAATCAAGCGGCTGCTGAAAGATATGGAGCATAGCGAAGCGGAGATTCACGCGGGGATCACGTTCTATAAAGGGACGATTGGAGGACATTCAGTCGTCGTTACCAAATGCGGCGTCGGCAAAGTCAATGCAGCGGTCGCCACGCAGATTTTGATTCAGCAATGCGGAGCCGCGAAGGTCGTATTTACCGGCGTGGCAGGCGCGCTGCACCCGGAGCTTGACGTAGGCGATATTGTCATATCGTCGGAATGCATGCAGCATGATATGGATGTGACAGCGCTGGGCTACGCTCCGGGCGTCATTCCCTATCAGGACACTTCCGTGTTTCCAGCCGATCCGGAGCTTGTCCGAATCGCCGGCAAGGTATGCTTGGAACGGGAGGTCCGGTATGTGACAGGCCGAGTCCTGTCGGGCGACCGGTTTGTTGCGAATCACGAGCTTGTCGCTTGGCTCAGAGAAGAGATGAACGGAGCTTGTGCGGAGATGGAGGGAGCGGCTCTGGCCCAGGCCTGTTATATGAACGGTGTTCCGTACGTGGTTATCCGGGCAATGTCCGACAAAGCGGACGGATCGGCGGATGTTAGTTATACTGAATTCACCGAAACGGCTTCAAGGCTGTCCCACGAGATTGTCATCGGCATACTGGGGGAACTGGAGAAGTAG